In Nitrospirota bacterium, the following are encoded in one genomic region:
- a CDS encoding class I SAM-dependent DNA methyltransferase has translation MAAKSKQKKISNGGNLGFEQKLWQAADALRNNMDAAEYKHVVLGLIFLKYISDAFEAKHAELQAEKKKGADPEDKDEYRAVNIFWVPKEARWQYLKSMAPQPTIGKLVDDAMSAIERDNPSLKGVLPKDFARPGLDKQRLGQIINLVSDIALGSAADRAKDTLGRVYEYFLSRFASAEGKSGGQFYTPTHVVRVLVEMLAPYKGRVYDPCCGSGGMFVQSEKFIEAHSGKLGDISIYGQESNYTTWRLAKMNLAIRGIDAQIAHGDTFHNDKHPDLKADYVLANPPFNDSDWRGELLKDDKRWVYGTPPAGNANYAWVQHFIHHLAPTGLAGFVLANGSMSSNQSGEGEIRKAIIEADLVDCMVALPGQLFYSTQIPVCLWFIARNKRNGRFRDRRGETLFVDARKMGTLIDRVHRELTDDNIAKIAGTYHAWRGDKGAGKYADLPGFCKAAKLDDIRKHGHVLTPGRYVGAEALEDDGEPFEEKMKRLTATLRQQQSEAAKLDAVIAANLKALGYGG, from the coding sequence ATGGCAGCAAAATCCAAACAGAAAAAGATCAGTAACGGTGGCAATTTGGGGTTCGAGCAAAAGCTCTGGCAGGCCGCGGATGCGCTGCGCAATAACATGGACGCGGCGGAGTACAAGCACGTTGTCCTCGGTCTGATTTTCCTGAAGTACATCTCCGACGCGTTCGAGGCCAAGCACGCGGAACTCCAAGCCGAGAAGAAAAAAGGCGCCGATCCCGAGGACAAGGACGAGTACCGCGCCGTCAACATCTTCTGGGTGCCAAAGGAAGCGCGCTGGCAGTACCTCAAGTCAATGGCGCCGCAGCCCACCATCGGCAAGCTGGTAGACGACGCCATGAGCGCGATCGAGCGCGACAACCCGTCGCTCAAGGGCGTGCTGCCGAAGGACTTCGCCAGACCGGGGCTCGACAAGCAGCGGCTGGGCCAGATCATCAACCTGGTCAGCGATATCGCGCTCGGCAGCGCCGCGGACCGCGCCAAAGACACGCTCGGCCGTGTGTACGAATACTTCCTCTCCCGCTTTGCCAGCGCCGAAGGTAAGAGCGGCGGCCAGTTCTACACGCCCACGCACGTGGTGCGCGTGCTGGTGGAAATGCTCGCGCCGTACAAGGGCCGCGTGTACGACCCCTGCTGCGGCTCGGGCGGCATGTTCGTGCAATCCGAAAAGTTCATCGAAGCGCACAGCGGCAAACTCGGAGACATCTCCATCTACGGCCAAGAGTCCAACTACACCACGTGGCGATTAGCCAAGATGAACCTCGCGATCCGCGGCATCGACGCGCAGATCGCGCATGGCGATACTTTTCACAACGACAAGCACCCGGACCTCAAGGCCGACTACGTCCTGGCCAATCCGCCGTTCAACGACAGCGACTGGCGCGGCGAATTGCTCAAGGATGACAAGCGCTGGGTCTACGGCACTCCGCCCGCGGGAAACGCCAACTACGCCTGGGTACAACACTTCATTCACCACCTCGCACCCACTGGCCTCGCGGGTTTCGTGCTCGCCAATGGTTCGATGTCATCCAACCAGTCGGGCGAGGGCGAGATCCGCAAGGCCATCATCGAAGCCGATCTGGTGGACTGCATGGTGGCCTTGCCGGGCCAGCTTTTCTATTCGACGCAGATCCCGGTTTGCCTGTGGTTTATCGCGCGCAATAAGCGGAACGGCCGATTCCGCGACCGGCGCGGCGAGACGCTTTTTGTCGATGCTCGGAAGATGGGCACCCTGATCGACCGTGTGCACCGCGAGTTGACGGACGACAACATCGCCAAGATTGCCGGCACTTACCATGCCTGGCGCGGCGACAAAGGCGCAGGCAAGTATGCCGACCTGCCGGGATTCTGCAAAGCCGCGAAGCTGGACGACATCCGCAAGCACGGCCACGTACTCACACCGGGGCGATACGTCGGTGCGGAGGCGCTGGAGGACGACGGCGAACCGTTCGAGGAAAAGATGAAGCGGCTCACTGCGACGCTGCGCCAGCAGCAATCCGAGGCCGCTAAGCTCGATGCCGTCATCGCCGCCAACCTGAAGGCGCTGGGATATGGCGGGTGA